The Anopheles moucheti chromosome 3, idAnoMoucSN_F20_07, whole genome shotgun sequence genome contains the following window.
TGTGGATGAGTCACCATGGTAACACACGTTAAATAAGTCAATTGTTGAAGGGATATCTAGTAGTACGGTGTCGTTGTTTGGCGTTCGAGTTGTGCAAAAGTAGCAGAAAGGAGCAGAAAGTGCAGACATTTTTTAGAGGCATATTCCgtttaattgtttcatttggtgttgtgttgtgggAGGAATTCCTGAGGTTCGTTGGGCAGATAGTaagcaatttgtttttaactacTGCGGTGAAGTGTGCCTCAAGCACAAGTGCTTGATTGGATTGCTAATGAAAGTTTTAGCTGTTCTTCAAAATTCTTCATTCTATAGACCATAAGTAGAGCGGCGCACGTTGTCTGAAGGACATCATTCAGGATGGAGGATCAACCGAAAGCAGAAGGTGAGGCGGACAAAAAGATTGTCCATGTGTATCCGCTGGTAAAGGTACGTACGTGTTTGATTTCCTACTTCCGGTTTGAAGGTAACTTCTCGATTTTTTACGttcggggttgttttttttattatcaaaacttccttttaatattactcgtTTCAATCTTGCACCCATGCACCAATACTACCGCACCATCTCTCACCACACCATCAACACGGGGCCAGTTTTCCGATATGAATGACGATGTCCGAGCCGAGGCGATAGAATTGAGCATTACAGCGTGTGAGAAATACGCACAAAACTACGAGGTAATGACAAAACACCAATTGCTCAGCACCTGGCATCTTTGGCATCCTTTAAACGAACCTAACTCCACTCTACCCACCAAACCAACGTTCTTACCCTCTGTGTTATGAGAAAAAACCCAAAATTCCGCTTTGAAAGTGTTTGATTCCCGCCCCCTAACTCTCCGCAGGTTGCCGCTAAAACGATCAAAGAGCTGATGGATAAAAAGTTTGGCACCTTCTGGCATGTGGTCGTCGGTGAAGGTTTCGGTTACGAGGTGTCCTACGAAACGAAGAACATACTGTatctgtttttcggtggcaaTTTGGCGATTGTTCTGTGGAAGTGTTCCTAGGGCAAGAA
Protein-coding sequences here:
- the LOC128304814 gene encoding dynein axonemal light chain 4, which encodes MEDQPKAEGEADKKIVHVYPLVKFSDMNDDVRAEAIELSITACEKYAQNYEVAAKTIKELMDKKFGTFWHVVVGEGFGYEVSYETKNILYLFFGGNLAIVLWKCS